The Skermanella pratensis genome has a window encoding:
- the cimA gene encoding citramalate synthase, with protein sequence MGERIYLYDTTLRDGAQTQGVDFSVADKTAIARDLDLLGIDYVEGGWPGANPTDDAFFADPPELRNATFTAFGMTRRPGRSAANDPGLAGLVGAKCDAVCMVGKTWDFHVDVALNIPRAENLELISDSIRLIRERKGEALFDAEHFFDGYKANPDYALDCLTAAYQAGARWIVLCDTNGGSLPDEVERIVRAVAERIPGGNLGIHTHNDTENAVANSLAAVRAGARMIQGTLNGLGERCGNANLVSLIPTLMLKMGFETGISADGLRRLTQVSRGLDERLNRAPNRHAPYVGESAFAHKGGLHVSAVEKDPASYEHVDPTRIGNRRCIVVSDQAGRSNLLARFREIGIEIDPRDERIADLVDLVKRREYDGYAYDGAEASFELLARRALGEVPDFFRLQSFRVIDERRWNARDELITLSEATIKLDVGSQSLMTVAEGNGPVNALDIALRKALLPAYPELEGLRLVDYKVRILTPNDGTKAVTRVMIESIDGRGDRWTTVGVSANVIDASYNALHDSITYRLYRASAAPVRTVI encoded by the coding sequence ATGGGTGAGCGGATTTATCTCTACGACACCACCCTGCGGGACGGCGCGCAGACCCAGGGCGTCGATTTCTCCGTAGCCGACAAGACGGCCATCGCCCGGGATCTCGACCTGTTGGGGATCGATTACGTCGAGGGCGGCTGGCCGGGCGCCAACCCGACCGACGACGCTTTCTTCGCCGACCCGCCGGAGTTGCGCAACGCAACCTTCACCGCGTTCGGCATGACCCGCCGGCCCGGCCGGAGCGCCGCCAACGATCCCGGCCTGGCCGGCCTTGTCGGTGCGAAATGCGATGCGGTCTGCATGGTCGGGAAGACTTGGGACTTCCATGTGGACGTGGCGCTGAACATACCGCGGGCGGAGAACCTGGAACTGATCTCCGACAGCATCAGGCTGATCCGGGAGCGCAAGGGCGAGGCGCTGTTCGACGCCGAGCATTTCTTCGACGGCTACAAGGCCAACCCGGACTACGCGCTGGATTGCCTGACGGCGGCATACCAGGCAGGCGCCCGCTGGATCGTGCTGTGCGACACCAACGGCGGCTCGCTCCCCGACGAGGTCGAGCGCATCGTCCGCGCCGTGGCGGAGCGCATTCCCGGCGGCAACTTGGGCATCCACACCCACAACGACACGGAGAACGCCGTCGCCAACTCGCTGGCCGCGGTCCGCGCCGGAGCGCGGATGATCCAGGGGACGCTGAACGGGCTGGGCGAGCGCTGCGGCAACGCCAACCTGGTATCGCTGATCCCGACGCTGATGCTGAAGATGGGCTTCGAGACCGGCATCTCGGCCGATGGCCTGCGCCGCCTGACCCAGGTCTCGCGCGGGCTGGACGAGAGGCTGAACCGGGCGCCCAACCGGCACGCGCCCTATGTCGGGGAAAGCGCCTTCGCCCATAAGGGCGGACTCCATGTCTCCGCGGTCGAGAAGGACCCCGCGAGTTACGAGCACGTGGACCCAACCAGGATCGGCAACCGCAGATGCATCGTCGTCTCGGACCAAGCGGGCCGGTCGAACCTGCTCGCCCGTTTCCGCGAGATCGGCATCGAGATCGATCCGCGGGACGAGCGCATCGCCGACCTGGTGGACTTGGTAAAGCGGCGCGAATATGACGGCTACGCCTACGACGGCGCCGAGGCGAGCTTCGAGCTTCTGGCCCGCCGCGCCCTGGGGGAGGTGCCGGACTTCTTCCGCCTCCAGAGCTTCCGGGTCATCGACGAGCGGCGCTGGAACGCCCGGGACGAGCTGATCACCCTGTCCGAGGCGACCATCAAGCTGGATGTCGGCAGCCAGTCGCTGATGACGGTCGCGGAAGGCAACGGCCCCGTCAACGCGCTGGACATAGCGCTGCGCAAAGCGCTGCTTCCCGCCTATCCGGAGTTGGAAGGGCTCCGGCTGGTCGACTACAAGGTCCGCATCCTGACGCCCAACGACGGCACCAAGGCGGTGACCCGGGTCATGATCGAGAGCATCGACGGGCGGGGCGACCGCTGGACGACCGTCGGCGTCTCGGCCAACGTGATCGACGCATCCTACAACGCGCTGCATGACAGCATCACTTACCGGCTGTACCGCGCCAGCGCCGCCCCGGTACGGACAGTGATATAG
- a CDS encoding NAD+ synthase: MTDRLAIALAQLNPTTGAIDQNIDRIRTARAEASARGAELVVCAAMGVSGQPVEQLVLKPFFLDAVEEAVREFARETADGGPGVLVGAPWRMDGQVCNAVLLLDGGRVATIRTKHVLADGAPFDERHLFAAGPVPGPVNFRGVRLGVMIAEDMATADVAEALGECGAEILVVAGGDAVDLDIQDRRINRAVARVAETGLPLLHVNQVGGHGELVFDGSSFVLGADRALRIHAPAFRESLTVARWERGGDDGWICHEGELAPPPSGPAAAYQALMLGLRDHVRKTRRNGVLVGLTDGIDSALTAALAVDALGPERVHCVLLPSSDTGRETLEDGREVAELLGCRIDEIPMGPALRAIDAMLAPAFAGRDTGRAEEDLRGSLRGAVLVALAEKFDALALSAANRTDVAVGRSMLHGDLWGGFAVLKDVYRTNVVALANWRNRSLPDDGRGPAGRVVPERVITDTAATERRAGRDGDWAMPPGDLLDDILRCLLDQEMTVAEIIERDHDPVMVDQVWRLVVRGEHQRRQLPPGVRISGHGFGSGHRLPVVNGFTSIL, encoded by the coding sequence ATGACCGACCGCCTCGCCATCGCCCTGGCCCAGTTGAACCCGACCACGGGTGCCATCGACCAGAACATCGACCGTATCCGCACGGCGCGGGCGGAGGCGTCCGCGCGAGGGGCGGAACTGGTGGTCTGCGCCGCCATGGGAGTCTCGGGGCAGCCGGTCGAACAGCTGGTCCTGAAGCCCTTCTTTCTGGACGCGGTCGAGGAGGCGGTCCGGGAGTTCGCCCGGGAAACGGCAGACGGCGGGCCGGGAGTGCTGGTCGGCGCCCCTTGGCGGATGGATGGGCAGGTCTGCAACGCCGTCCTGCTGCTGGACGGCGGCCGGGTGGCTACCATCCGGACCAAGCATGTGCTGGCGGACGGGGCGCCGTTCGACGAGCGCCACCTGTTCGCCGCCGGCCCGGTTCCCGGTCCGGTCAATTTCCGGGGAGTCCGCCTGGGCGTCATGATCGCCGAGGACATGGCGACCGCCGACGTCGCCGAAGCGCTCGGCGAATGCGGAGCCGAAATCCTGGTGGTCGCCGGGGGCGACGCGGTCGACCTGGACATCCAGGACCGCCGGATCAACCGCGCCGTGGCCCGGGTGGCCGAGACCGGGCTGCCGCTGCTCCATGTCAATCAGGTTGGCGGGCACGGCGAATTGGTGTTCGACGGCTCCAGCTTCGTGCTCGGCGCCGACCGCGCCCTGCGGATCCATGCGCCCGCCTTCCGGGAGAGCCTGACGGTGGCCCGGTGGGAACGCGGCGGAGACGATGGCTGGATCTGCCACGAGGGTGAACTGGCGCCGCCGCCGTCCGGGCCGGCCGCCGCATATCAGGCGCTGATGCTGGGCCTGCGCGACCATGTCAGGAAAACCCGGCGAAACGGCGTTCTGGTCGGCCTGACAGACGGAATCGACAGCGCGCTGACGGCCGCGCTGGCAGTCGATGCATTGGGGCCGGAGCGGGTCCACTGCGTCCTGCTGCCGTCATCCGACACCGGCCGGGAGACGCTTGAGGATGGGCGGGAAGTGGCGGAACTGCTGGGCTGCAGGATAGACGAGATCCCGATGGGGCCGGCATTGCGGGCGATCGATGCAATGCTCGCCCCGGCCTTCGCCGGTCGCGACACCGGCAGAGCGGAGGAAGACCTTCGGGGGAGCCTGCGCGGCGCCGTCCTGGTGGCCCTCGCGGAGAAGTTCGATGCCCTTGCGCTGTCGGCAGCCAACCGGACCGACGTGGCGGTCGGACGGTCGATGCTGCACGGGGACCTTTGGGGCGGTTTCGCGGTGCTGAAGGATGTCTACCGCACCAACGTCGTGGCCCTTGCCAACTGGCGGAACCGGAGTCTGCCCGACGACGGCAGGGGGCCGGCGGGCCGCGTCGTGCCCGAGCGGGTCATCACCGATACCGCGGCCACCGAACGGCGGGCCGGCAGGGACGGGGATTGGGCGATGCCGCCGGGCGACCTGCTGGACGATATCCTCCGCTGCCTGCTTGACCAGGAGATGACCGTGGCCGAGATCATCGAGCGCGACCATGATCCGGTGATGGTGGACCAGGTCTGGCGGTTGGTGGTCAGGGGGGAGCACCAGCGCCGCCAGCTTCCGCCCGGCGTCAGGATCAGCGGCCACGGTTTCGGATCCGGCCACCGGCTGCCGGTCGTCAACGGGTTCACTTCGATCCTGTGA
- the gltX gene encoding glutamate--tRNA ligase, whose amino-acid sequence MSVAVRFAPSPTGQLHVGNIRLALVNWLFARSQGGNFLLRLDDTDLERSTAEFADGIERDLRWLGLEWDRFARQSDRLDRYAAAVERLKGARRLYPCYETAEELSLKRKSLLGRGLPPIYDRAALRLTGADRARLEAEGRTPHWRFLLEHEPVEWDDLVRGPQHFHGRDLGDPVLIREDGRTLYTLSSVVDDIELGISHVIRGEDHVANTAVQIQLWQALGGPVPGFAHLPLLTDATGAGLSKRLGSISVASLRDDQGIEPMAINSLLAKLGTSDAIEARMSLADLAAEFDMAKVARGAPKFDPEELARLNARVLHATPFGTVAGRLEALGFGGIDAMFWEAVRPNLSRLADVAEWWHVAREPIEPTVEDAELLSAAAALLPAEPWDETTWSAWTGAVKSATGRKGKGLFLPLRLALTGRDHGPELKNLLPLIGRERAEARLAGRVA is encoded by the coding sequence ATGAGCGTCGCCGTCCGTTTCGCGCCGAGCCCGACCGGCCAGCTCCATGTCGGCAACATCCGCCTGGCGCTGGTCAATTGGCTGTTCGCCCGCAGCCAGGGAGGCAACTTCCTGTTGCGTCTCGACGACACCGACCTGGAACGGTCGACCGCCGAATTCGCCGACGGGATCGAGCGCGACCTGCGCTGGCTGGGGCTGGAGTGGGACCGGTTCGCCCGGCAGTCCGACCGGCTGGACCGCTACGCGGCGGCGGTCGAGCGGCTGAAGGGCGCGAGGCGCCTCTATCCCTGCTACGAGACGGCGGAGGAGCTGTCGCTCAAGCGCAAGAGCCTGCTCGGCCGCGGCCTGCCGCCGATCTACGACCGCGCGGCGCTGCGGCTGACTGGCGCGGACCGGGCGCGCCTGGAGGCCGAGGGCCGGACACCGCACTGGCGTTTCCTGCTGGAGCACGAGCCGGTGGAGTGGGACGACCTTGTGCGCGGTCCGCAGCATTTCCACGGGCGGGATCTCGGCGACCCGGTGCTGATCCGCGAGGACGGGCGGACGCTCTACACGCTGTCCTCGGTCGTCGACGACATCGAGCTGGGCATCAGCCATGTCATCCGGGGCGAGGACCACGTCGCCAACACCGCTGTGCAGATCCAGCTCTGGCAGGCGCTGGGCGGACCGGTGCCGGGCTTCGCCCACCTGCCGCTGCTGACCGACGCGACGGGTGCCGGGCTGTCGAAGCGGCTGGGCAGCATCAGCGTCGCCAGCCTGCGCGACGACCAGGGTATCGAACCGATGGCGATCAACAGCCTGCTCGCCAAGCTGGGCACGTCTGACGCCATCGAGGCCCGCATGAGCCTGGCGGATCTGGCGGCCGAGTTCGACATGGCCAAGGTCGCCCGCGGCGCTCCCAAGTTCGACCCGGAGGAACTGGCCCGCCTGAACGCCCGCGTGTTGCACGCCACGCCTTTCGGGACGGTGGCCGGCCGGCTGGAAGCCTTGGGGTTCGGCGGGATCGACGCCATGTTCTGGGAGGCGGTGCGGCCCAACCTGTCGCGGCTGGCCGACGTGGCGGAGTGGTGGCATGTCGCGCGCGAGCCGATCGAGCCGACCGTCGAGGACGCGGAGTTGCTGTCCGCCGCCGCGGCGCTGCTCCCGGCGGAGCCGTGGGACGAAACGACCTGGAGCGCCTGGACCGGCGCCGTCAAGTCGGCCACCGGGCGAAAGGGCAAGGGCCTGTTCTTGCCGTTGCGCCTGGCGCTCACCGGCCGCGACCATGGACCGGAGCTGAAGAATTTGTTACCTCTGATCGGCCGCGAGCGGGCGGAAGCGCGGCTCGCCGGCCGGGTTGCCTGA
- a CDS encoding protoglobin domain-containing protein produces MSNDLDREERLEFLGIGDETRSALKHFAPVVEATLPKTLDRFYEHLATNAEMRTMLAGVSIDRLKEAQRRHWTSLFSGTFDEAQLERTIQIGTTHQRIGLEPRWYIGGYALAMGDLMDAAVTRHRWQPARLRQVLRAIVQTVCLDMDLAISCYIESGDQSRQKELWRLADMLEREVHSVVSQVAERGGHVSDIATQTSAAIDRVAGNATAVASAAEQATASFETVAAAGEQLSASVSEISRQVSVSRTVTRQAVDQAGSANQSVQGLAMAAGEIGQIIRVINEIAGQTNLLALNATIEAARAGEAGKGFAVVANEVKALAAQTARATEQISAQISRIQAETEKAVSGIQSIVGVIHEVEAISAGIAAAIEQQTASTGEISRSVMEAAAGTRQVAASITEVAHDTGEASELMHEVRSETGTMTQHVGQLQNEIDGLMSTMRTHEVFDRRRHRRHAVDFSATVSAGGDRRQVGLVNLSAGGVGLVGTVTGSAGGMVELVLPGLEGAIRGQILSTERDITHLKFERTLTSAELTGLLRSARMVA; encoded by the coding sequence ATGTCGAACGATCTGGATCGCGAAGAAAGGCTTGAGTTCCTTGGCATCGGTGACGAAACGCGATCGGCCCTGAAGCATTTCGCACCCGTCGTGGAAGCGACGCTGCCGAAGACCCTGGACAGGTTCTACGAGCATCTTGCAACCAATGCCGAGATGCGGACGATGCTGGCGGGAGTCTCGATCGACCGCCTGAAGGAGGCCCAGCGCCGCCACTGGACCAGCCTGTTCTCAGGGACCTTCGACGAGGCCCAGCTGGAGCGAACCATCCAGATTGGCACCACGCACCAGCGCATCGGCTTGGAGCCGCGCTGGTACATCGGCGGATACGCCCTGGCGATGGGTGACCTGATGGATGCGGCGGTCACCCGGCATCGCTGGCAGCCGGCCCGGTTGAGGCAGGTGCTCCGGGCGATCGTCCAGACCGTCTGTCTCGACATGGATCTGGCGATCTCCTGCTACATCGAGAGCGGCGACCAGAGCCGGCAGAAGGAACTGTGGCGACTGGCCGACATGCTGGAGCGGGAAGTCCATTCGGTGGTGTCCCAGGTCGCCGAGCGCGGCGGCCACGTGTCCGACATCGCAACCCAGACCTCGGCGGCGATCGACCGCGTGGCGGGGAACGCGACAGCCGTTGCCTCGGCGGCGGAGCAGGCCACCGCCAGCTTCGAAACCGTTGCCGCGGCGGGCGAGCAGCTTTCCGCCTCGGTGTCGGAGATCAGCCGGCAGGTCAGCGTCTCGCGCACCGTCACCCGCCAGGCGGTGGACCAGGCGGGATCGGCCAACCAGTCGGTTCAGGGCTTGGCGATGGCGGCGGGGGAGATCGGGCAGATCATTCGCGTCATCAACGAGATCGCCGGCCAGACCAACCTTCTGGCCCTGAACGCGACGATCGAGGCGGCGCGTGCCGGGGAAGCCGGCAAGGGGTTCGCCGTCGTCGCCAACGAGGTCAAGGCGCTGGCCGCCCAGACCGCGCGGGCCACGGAGCAGATCTCCGCCCAGATCTCCCGCATCCAGGCGGAAACCGAGAAGGCGGTCTCCGGTATCCAAAGCATCGTCGGCGTGATCCACGAGGTGGAGGCGATCTCCGCCGGCATCGCCGCCGCGATCGAGCAGCAGACCGCCTCGACGGGAGAGATCAGCCGCAGCGTCATGGAGGCCGCCGCCGGCACGCGGCAGGTCGCGGCCAGCATCACCGAAGTGGCCCATGATACCGGCGAGGCGTCGGAACTGATGCACGAGGTGCGTTCCGAAACCGGCACCATGACCCAGCATGTCGGTCAGCTTCAGAACGAGATCGACGGGCTGATGAGCACGATGAGGACGCACGAGGTATTCGACCGCCGGAGACACCGGCGGCACGCCGTTGATTTCTCGGCGACGGTATCCGCTGGCGGTGACAGGAGGCAGGTCGGGCTGGTCAACCTGTCGGCGGGCGGCGTCGGGCTCGTCGGGACCGTCACCGGTTCGGCCGGCGGGATGGTCGAGCTTGTCCTTCCCGGACTGGAGGGCGCGATCCGGGGGCAGATCCTCTCGACCGAGCGCGACATCACCCACCTGAAGTTCGAGCGCACGCTGACGTCGGCCGAACTGACGGGCCTGCTTCGGTCGGCCCGGATGGTGGCATGA
- a CDS encoding RNA methyltransferase: MAGTNPQRDAVLGGPAIILIEPQLGENIGTCARAMLNCGLTDLRLVRPRDGWPSSSARASASGADLVLDNARLFDRTEDAIADLSQVFATTARNRGMIKRIMTPREAASEMRAQSSAGLATGVLFGPERTGLFNDDLALADTSLTVPLNPAFSSLNLAQAVLIIGYEWYQTGDVAPGRYLHTGATRPANKEELVNLFSHLEEELENSRFFSSPGKKPSMIRSIRNCFQRMDMTEQEVRTFHGIISALTGRKRSTPKE, from the coding sequence ATGGCAGGAACCAACCCCCAGCGGGACGCCGTTCTCGGCGGACCGGCGATCATCCTGATCGAGCCCCAGCTCGGCGAGAACATCGGCACCTGCGCCCGCGCAATGCTGAACTGCGGGCTTACCGACCTACGGCTGGTCCGTCCGCGCGACGGATGGCCGAGCAGCAGCGCCAGGGCCTCCGCGTCCGGCGCGGACCTGGTGCTCGACAATGCGCGCCTGTTCGACCGGACGGAGGACGCGATCGCCGACCTGTCCCAAGTCTTCGCGACCACAGCCCGCAACCGCGGCATGATCAAGCGGATCATGACCCCGCGCGAGGCGGCATCGGAGATGCGGGCCCAATCTTCCGCCGGCCTCGCGACCGGCGTGCTGTTCGGACCGGAGCGGACGGGGCTGTTCAACGACGACCTGGCGCTGGCGGACACCAGCCTGACGGTACCGCTGAACCCGGCGTTCAGTTCGCTGAACCTAGCCCAGGCGGTCCTGATCATCGGGTATGAATGGTACCAGACCGGCGACGTGGCTCCTGGGCGCTATCTCCACACCGGAGCGACCCGCCCCGCCAACAAGGAAGAACTGGTCAACCTGTTCTCCCACCTGGAAGAGGAGCTTGAAAACTCGCGGTTCTTTTCATCGCCCGGGAAAAAGCCGTCTATGATTCGATCGATAAGGAACTGCTTTCAGCGGATGGATATGACTGAACAGGAAGTCAGGACCTTCCATGGCATCATTTCCGCATTGACCGGACGCAAGAGATCCACACCAAAGGAATAG
- a CDS encoding methyl-accepting chemotaxis protein, which produces MDGLLSRFSLKIQIGLIGAVGAAALLLLAGFQSVERARENSFWSVGQSASDLNDRIVALRLSLLDARRSEKDFLLRSDEKYVARNVETVALADSLLLAAIGHPGADAIAGHLGKVRTELAFYGNAFSAVAATRIRIGLKETDGLMGSLRSSVREVEAMLKDRSQPQLIIDMLMMRRHEKDFLARVEAKYVDDMKKRHGEFTAALAASTLPGKVAAEITEKMAAYQRDFLAVAEATLGLAGQLKELSDAYARIEPVLAEATEIQETARAAAVARSEEVARDAERLGWIALAGIVTTMVLLSFMISRGITGPLLGLGTIMRRLADGDLDTAVPGAERRDEVGQMARTVEVFRANGLEMRRLSAERQAAEARGAEERRAALLQVADGFEAQVKGIVEAVAAAAVQVESAAQTVASSSEQTRQQSSAASSASEEASRNVNMIAGASEELSSSIQEIGRQVALSGEITAAAVREADEANRTVEGLSNSVQSIGDVVQLINDIASQTNLLALNATIEAARAGEAGKGFAIVASEVKNLAAQTARATEEIQAKVSEVQGSAGFAVSGIRGIGTTVVRINEISTTVASAVEEQSAATNEIAGNVQQAAIGTQEVSRNVAGMMTAATEAGTASGQLLDAARGLARDTDRMRREVGAFLDRVRAG; this is translated from the coding sequence GTGGACGGGTTGCTGTCACGTTTCAGTTTGAAGATCCAGATCGGCCTGATCGGCGCCGTGGGCGCGGCGGCCCTTCTTCTGCTTGCTGGATTTCAGAGCGTCGAGCGGGCGCGAGAAAACAGTTTCTGGTCGGTTGGGCAGTCCGCATCGGATTTGAACGACAGGATCGTGGCGCTGCGGTTGTCGCTTCTTGATGCCCGGCGGTCCGAGAAGGACTTCTTGTTGAGGAGCGACGAGAAGTATGTCGCGCGCAACGTGGAGACGGTCGCTCTCGCCGACAGCTTGCTCCTTGCAGCCATCGGGCATCCCGGGGCGGATGCGATCGCCGGGCACCTGGGCAAGGTCCGAACCGAACTGGCCTTTTACGGCAACGCCTTTTCGGCGGTCGCCGCGACGCGCATCCGCATCGGACTCAAGGAGACCGACGGTCTCATGGGCTCCCTGCGTTCGTCGGTCCGGGAGGTGGAGGCGATGCTGAAGGACAGGAGCCAACCCCAGCTCATCATCGACATGTTGATGATGCGGCGGCACGAGAAGGACTTCCTGGCCCGGGTCGAAGCCAAGTATGTCGACGACATGAAGAAGCGGCATGGCGAGTTCACGGCAGCCCTGGCCGCTTCCACCCTGCCCGGTAAGGTCGCGGCGGAAATCACGGAGAAGATGGCGGCCTACCAGCGCGATTTCCTCGCCGTGGCGGAGGCGACGCTCGGATTGGCAGGGCAGTTGAAGGAATTGTCCGATGCCTATGCCCGCATCGAACCGGTTCTGGCCGAAGCCACCGAAATCCAGGAGACCGCGAGGGCCGCGGCGGTGGCCCGGAGCGAGGAGGTCGCCCGCGACGCCGAGCGGCTGGGCTGGATCGCGCTGGCGGGTATCGTCACGACCATGGTGTTACTCAGCTTCATGATCTCGCGCGGCATCACGGGACCTCTGCTGGGGCTCGGCACCATCATGCGCCGGCTTGCGGACGGCGACCTGGACACGGCCGTCCCCGGCGCGGAACGCCGCGACGAGGTTGGCCAGATGGCGCGGACCGTCGAGGTGTTCCGGGCGAACGGGCTGGAGATGCGCCGGCTATCGGCCGAGCGGCAGGCGGCCGAAGCCAGGGGCGCGGAAGAACGGCGGGCGGCGCTGCTTCAGGTGGCCGACGGGTTCGAAGCCCAGGTCAAGGGGATCGTGGAGGCGGTGGCGGCGGCAGCGGTGCAGGTGGAATCGGCGGCCCAGACCGTCGCGTCCTCGTCCGAGCAGACCCGCCAGCAATCCTCGGCAGCTTCCAGCGCTTCGGAAGAGGCGTCGCGGAACGTGAACATGATCGCCGGCGCGTCCGAGGAGCTCAGTTCCTCCATCCAGGAGATCGGCCGCCAGGTCGCCCTGTCCGGTGAAATCACCGCGGCGGCCGTCCGGGAGGCCGACGAGGCGAACCGCACGGTGGAAGGGCTGTCCAACTCGGTGCAGTCGATCGGCGACGTGGTCCAGTTGATCAACGATATCGCCAGCCAGACCAACCTTCTGGCCCTGAACGCCACGATCGAGGCGGCACGCGCCGGAGAGGCCGGCAAGGGGTTCGCCATCGTGGCGTCCGAGGTCAAGAACCTTGCCGCCCAGACCGCCAGGGCGACCGAGGAGATCCAGGCCAAGGTTTCGGAAGTTCAGGGATCAGCGGGCTTCGCGGTGTCGGGCATCAGGGGCATCGGCACCACCGTCGTCCGGATCAACGAGATTTCCACGACGGTCGCCTCCGCGGTGGAGGAGCAGAGCGCCGCGACGAACGAGATCGCCGGGAACGTCCAGCAGGCCGCGATCGGCACCCAGGAAGTCTCGCGCAATGTAGCCGGCATGATGACGGCCGCCACGGAAGCGGGAACGGCATCGGGCCAGTTGCTCGATGCCGCGCGCGGGCTGGCGCGGGACACCGACCGGATGCGGCGCGAGGTCGGTGCCTTCCTGGACCGCGTCAGGGCTGGCTGA
- a CDS encoding cytochrome c peroxidase, with amino-acid sequence MRSSTITPSYVLMAHALVGSLVCSLLAGAPALAEQKLDPAAASVLADYVRPDSVPFPDDNPHSQAKAELGRKLFFDASLSGAGDRSCATCHAPVSGWQDGVPTHQGLDGTPLGRRTPSVQDAAWGELYFWDGRAGSLEEQALGPVQNPREMNQTLEGMVRTLEANPEYPPLFARAFPEDPRITPVTVARALATFERTLVSGVTSFDRWVAGDSGAVSEEAKRGFEVFTGPAGCASCHSGWQFTDHAFHDIGLPGEDLGRGAILGLPELNHAFKTPPLRNVADRAPYMHDGSIGTLEGVVEHYRSGIVRRDTLSPDLPRIDALSDREKSDLIAFLRSLSPDPATAADSLAASSAPKSETSDTLTIVQKNKQFSHRHVQVKAGEVLTILNQDTRAHNIRVFEENMDFNSGYQEPGEHVSLPFTEPGTYHVFCGIHPKMKLRVDVK; translated from the coding sequence ATGCGTTCTTCCACGATCACCCCTTCCTATGTCCTGATGGCCCATGCCCTGGTCGGCAGTCTGGTTTGCAGCCTGCTTGCCGGCGCTCCTGCCCTGGCGGAACAGAAACTCGATCCGGCGGCGGCATCGGTGCTGGCGGACTATGTCAGGCCGGATTCAGTGCCTTTTCCGGACGACAATCCCCATAGCCAGGCGAAGGCCGAGCTGGGCCGCAAGCTGTTCTTCGACGCCAGCCTGTCCGGCGCGGGGGACCGGTCTTGCGCCACCTGCCACGCGCCGGTCTCCGGGTGGCAGGACGGGGTGCCGACCCACCAGGGGCTGGACGGGACGCCGCTGGGACGCCGGACGCCCTCGGTGCAGGATGCGGCCTGGGGCGAGCTGTACTTCTGGGACGGCCGTGCCGGCAGCCTGGAGGAGCAGGCGCTCGGCCCGGTCCAGAACCCGCGCGAGATGAACCAGACGCTGGAAGGGATGGTTCGGACCCTCGAGGCCAACCCGGAGTATCCGCCCCTTTTCGCCCGGGCCTTTCCCGAGGACCCGAGGATCACGCCGGTCACCGTCGCCAGGGCGCTTGCCACGTTCGAACGCACCCTGGTGTCGGGCGTGACCTCCTTCGACCGCTGGGTCGCGGGCGACAGCGGCGCCGTCAGCGAGGAGGCGAAGCGCGGATTCGAGGTATTCACCGGACCCGCGGGCTGCGCCTCCTGCCACTCCGGCTGGCAGTTCACCGACCATGCCTTCCATGATATCGGCCTGCCCGGCGAAGACCTCGGGCGCGGCGCGATCCTGGGCTTGCCTGAACTTAACCACGCCTTCAAGACCCCGCCGCTGCGGAACGTCGCCGACCGCGCCCCCTACATGCATGACGGCTCGATCGGAACGCTGGAGGGGGTCGTCGAACATTACCGCAGCGGCATCGTGCGCCGGGACACCCTGTCGCCCGACCTGCCGCGGATCGACGCCCTGTCCGACCGTGAAAAGTCCGACCTGATCGCCTTCCTGCGCAGCCTCAGCCCGGATCCCGCGACCGCGGCGGACAGCCTCGCCGCCAGTTCGGCGCCGAAGTCGGAAACCTCGGATACCCTGACGATCGTGCAGAAGAACAAGCAGTTCAGCCACCGCCATGTCCAAGTCAAGGCCGGCGAGGTCCTGACGATCCTGAACCAGGACACCCGGGCGCATAATATCCGCGTGTTCGAAGAGAACATGGACTTCAACAGCGGATACCAGGAACCGGGCGAGCATGTCAGCTTGCCCTTCACCGAGCCCGGCACCTATCATGTGTTCTGCGGCATCCATCCCAAGATGAAGCTTCGGGTGGACGTGAAGTAG